DNA sequence from the Oncorhynchus nerka isolate Pitt River linkage group LG9b, Oner_Uvic_2.0, whole genome shotgun sequence genome:
aagattgacctctttggcctgaatgccaagcgtcacatcaggaggaaacctggcaccatccctacagtgaagcatggtggtggcagcatcatgctttggggatgtttttcagcgacagggactgggggACATGTCAGGATTGAgggtaaagatgaacggagcaaagtacagatagatccttgaagaaaacctgctccagaccgctcaggacctcagactggggcgaaggttcaccttccaaaaggacactGAACCAAagcgcacagccaagacaatgcaggagtggctttctCTGAatctccttgagtggcccagccagagcacggacttgaacccattgtaacatctctggagtgacctaaaaatagctgtgcagcaacgctcccaatccaatctgacagagcttgagaggatatgcagagaataatgggagaaactctccaaatacaggtgtgtagAGCTTGTACTGtcatacccagaaagactctaagctgtaatcgctgccaaaggtacttcaacaaagtactaagcaAAGGGTCTCaacatttatgtaaatgtgacatttcaggttttattatttatatattagcagaattttctaaaaacctattgttttgtcatcatggggtattgtgtgtagattgatggggggaaactatttaatacattttagaattaggcgGTAACATAACAAAACGTGCAgaaaatgggtctgaatactttcccgaatccACTGTGTAAATAATGTGAAATCATCCTGTTTATTAGCAGCATTAGGTAGCTTACCTCCATTTTGCTTCTGCCGAATCaaaacgatgatgatgatgatgatgatgatggcaaTGCCACAGACTATGAGAATGAGTATGACACGGTAGGTGTGGTCTTCTTGATCTGGAAATAGTCAGAAATCATCTAAATCACTACACCCTGAGTGTTACtttgtgtgtctgaatgtgtgtgcAAGTAGATAAAACATTTTGACCCTACTTGTAGAAAAACTCATGTTGATGAAATGGTCTGATGTTTTTGTGGTCTACGCTACCTGGCTAAATGCTCACTAGCCTAATGTGTACATGCATTTGTGTCTTACCAGACTTACCAGAATTAGATACACAAATTGTTTTGATCTCCTTGGTGTCGTTGGCCCAGCTGACTTGGTTGCTGTGGTTACAGATGATGGAACCCCCTGCCACATAGACAGAGAGCAGGGGGACAGTGGAGGTCTCAGCCCttctactctctcccacctgaGAGCAGGTGCTGCTGTTACAGCTAGAGGTGACAGAGGTGTTCTGACCTCTGCAGGTCACAGTCACGTTACAGATGCCATTGATGGTGGAGTTAGAGTCCACTGTCAGGACTGGAGACTCAACTCTCTCTGAAAACAAATCGAACATCATTATAGTTAATATATTAACCTACATgagttatttgatttgatttgatttgacatgagtTAGAGTACTTATGAATATGCATTTAACCTGTACACTATGTTTAGCTCTATGTTTAGCTCTATTGATTGATACTGTAACTGTCACTATAATAAAATAGAAAAACTGTCAGACATACCTTGGACTTCTATCAAGTATGCAGCTACGTTGCGGTCATTGCTACCAGACACTACTGCATCATAAAGTCCACTGTCTCCTTCCTGGAGGTTCTTCAGTAGCAGAGAGAAGTCTCCCACAATCAATTCAGCCCTAACTTGGTACCTTTCAAAGGTAACTTTTGGGGGGTACTTTACAACATTGACTGATCTGTTAAACTTCCAAAATATCACATCAACATCTTGGAGTTGAACATTTGTCTGGACATTCAGGCGAACATCCTGTCCCTTCTGCACAAACACAGAGGTCTCAGCACTGGGCTCTGAAATAAACACACAGAATACTTCATGTAAAAAAAGATGAAAAAGCCCATCGTACAATGTGACAAATACAGCAGTAGGATATATGAATTTAGTAACGCAACCTCCCAAAGGAATATGTGGAAATGGATTGTTTTTGCAAATAGCCAAACTGACTGACACATTGTAATGATCCAATTTGCAGACT
Encoded proteins:
- the LOC115114000 gene encoding natural killer cell receptor 2B4-like isoform X2, with the translated sequence MATMYFTLSILLTLLHQAEPSAETSVFVQKGQDVRLNVQTNVQLQDVDVIFWKFNRSVNVVKYPPKVTFERYQVRAELIVGDFSLLLKNLQEGDSGLYDAVVSGSNDRNVAAYLIEVQERVESPVLTVDSNSTINGICNVTVTCRGQNTSVTSSCNSSTCSQVGESRRAETSTVPLLSVYVAGGSIICNHSNQVSWANDTKEIKTICVSNSDQEDHTYRVILILIVCGIAIIIIIIIIVLIRQKQNGGDIKDIINTDYATVGTPDNSQAGGEQQMSPGPASPTIYSMVGHPQPQPVNHQPLPVDLPMTTMAPMTSMPESLYAMVGKKTSKQ
- the LOC115114000 gene encoding natural killer cell receptor 2B4-like isoform X1 — its product is MATMYFTLSILLTLLHQAEPSAETSVFVQKGQDVRLNVQTNVQLQDVDVIFWKFNRSVNVVKYPPKVTFERYQVRAELIVGDFSLLLKNLQEGDSGLYDAVVSGSNDRNVAAYLIEVQERVESPVLTVDSNSTINGICNVTVTCRGQNTSVTSSCNSSTCSQVGESRRAETSTVPLLSVYVAGGSIICNHSNQVSWANDTKEIKTICVSNSGKSDQEDHTYRVILILIVCGIAIIIIIIIIVLIRQKQNGGDIKDIINTDYATVGTPDNSQAGGEQQMSPGPASPTIYSMVGHPQPQPVNHQPLPVDLPMTTMAPMTSMPESLYAMVGKKTSKQ